A region from the Streptosporangium sp. NBC_01756 genome encodes:
- a CDS encoding aspartate aminotransferase family protein, translating into MTRNLDVSRDLYSTAQQYLAGGVSSDARRTTGVPLYVDRAQGAHLWDVDGNAYIDYVLGQGPALLGHCPPEVVEAISAQAARGMVYSAQHAAEVRVAERLCAMVPSAERVRFNTVGSEAVHAALRLARGFTGRSRILKFEGHYHGWLDPVLYSVHPALDLAGPADAPVAVPGTAGQQEGHGEDLIVCPWNDIEALTRLMDRYGAEIAAVITEPVLCNTGSILPDPGYLEAVQKLCDRHGSLLIFDEIITGFRLAPGGAQEYLGVTPDLSVFGKAMAGGMQVSALVGKASVMDHISTGKVAHAGTFNSHPVGIAAAEATLRVLDEQRDEVYGTLFARGTALMEGIRAAAEKAGVPLLVDGPGPVFQTYFTGAGAVRNYRDFAATDRAMMARLHAALLDRGVNMVPRGLWFLSTAHTEADIDATVDAFAGALQAL; encoded by the coding sequence ATGACCCGCAATCTGGACGTCAGCCGCGACCTCTACTCCACCGCGCAGCAGTACCTGGCTGGAGGGGTCTCCAGCGACGCTCGCCGCACCACCGGCGTCCCGCTCTACGTGGATCGCGCGCAGGGCGCGCATCTCTGGGACGTGGACGGCAACGCCTACATCGACTACGTCCTGGGCCAGGGGCCTGCGCTGCTCGGGCACTGCCCGCCCGAGGTGGTCGAGGCGATCTCGGCCCAGGCCGCGCGGGGCATGGTCTACTCGGCCCAGCATGCCGCGGAGGTCCGGGTGGCCGAGCGGCTGTGCGCGATGGTGCCCTCGGCGGAACGGGTCCGTTTCAACACCGTCGGCTCCGAGGCGGTCCACGCCGCGCTCCGGCTGGCGCGCGGCTTCACCGGCCGTTCCAGGATCCTCAAGTTCGAGGGGCACTACCACGGCTGGCTGGACCCCGTCCTCTACAGCGTGCATCCCGCCCTGGACCTGGCCGGCCCGGCCGACGCCCCCGTCGCCGTGCCCGGTACGGCGGGCCAGCAGGAGGGCCACGGCGAAGACCTGATCGTCTGCCCGTGGAACGACATCGAGGCCCTGACCCGCCTGATGGACCGGTACGGTGCCGAGATCGCCGCGGTGATCACCGAGCCGGTGCTCTGCAACACCGGGTCGATCCTGCCGGATCCCGGATACCTCGAAGCCGTACAGAAGCTCTGCGACCGGCACGGCAGCCTGCTGATCTTCGACGAGATCATCACCGGCTTCCGGCTCGCACCCGGCGGAGCACAGGAGTACCTCGGCGTCACCCCGGACCTGTCGGTGTTCGGCAAGGCCATGGCCGGGGGCATGCAGGTGTCGGCGCTCGTCGGCAAGGCCTCCGTCATGGACCACATTTCGACGGGGAAGGTCGCCCACGCGGGCACGTTCAACTCCCACCCCGTCGGCATCGCGGCGGCCGAGGCGACGCTGCGCGTCCTCGACGAGCAGCGCGACGAGGTCTACGGCACGCTGTTCGCCCGTGGCACGGCCCTGATGGAGGGCATCAGGGCCGCGGCGGAGAAGGCGGGCGTGCCGCTGCTCGTGGACGGTCCCGGGCCGGTCTTCCAGACCTACTTCACCGGTGCGGGCGCGGTGCGGAACTATCGCGACTTCGCCGCGACCGACCGGGCGATGATGGCCCGGTTGCATGCGGCGCTACTCGACCGCGGCGTCAACATGGTGCCGCGTGGCCTGTGGTTCCTGTCCACCGCGCACACCGAGGCCGACATCGACGCCACCGTCGACGCCTTCGCCGGGGCGCTCCAGGCTCTCTGA
- a CDS encoding alpha/beta fold hydrolase yields MTFPAALAEETAKLVPSARAVVIEEAGHLAHVDRPRAWLDAVAGFLS; encoded by the coding sequence ATGACCTTCCCTGCGGCCCTGGCGGAGGAGACCGCGAAGCTGGTCCCCAGCGCCAGGGCCGTGGTGATCGAGGAGGCGGGCCACCTGGCCCACGTCGACCGGCCCCGTGCCTGGCTCGACGCCGTGGCCGGTTTCCTGTCCTGA
- a CDS encoding acetyl-CoA acetyltransferase gives MTFHDIDPRTPVIVGVGQSSERIGEPGYRRRSPVELAAAAVREAIADTCAEAAAVAAAVDTVAGVRQFEISGPGAPVLLGRSTNYPRSVAARVGAGPGRAILEVVGGQGPQHLVNELAATIAAGSSQTALVFGSEAISTVRHLAGAEDRPDFGETVEGDLEDRGYGLEGLFSPFQAAHGLRGAPSQYALFDNARRARLRQTREEYAAGMGALFAPFTKVAAANPHAAAPIERSAEELVTPTAKNRLVAEPYTRYVVAREKVNQGAAVLLMSVAAARRLGVPEEKWVFLHGHADLRERDLLDRGDLGTSPAAVMAARHALDLAGIGAEDLAAIDLYSCFPIAVSNVCDGLGLAADDPRGLTVTGGLPFFGGAGNNYSTHAIAEIVQRLRARPGSYGMVGANGGSLSKYSVGVYSTTPAEWRPDGSAALQAEIDAWPAVEQAVRADGWGTIETYTVKHGRGGDRTGIVIGRLEADGRRFLAMTAEGDEETLGLLGVGEPVGHRVYVRSFGAGNRVTTDDTRMDELFPL, from the coding sequence ATGACCTTTCACGACATCGACCCCCGCACGCCGGTGATCGTGGGCGTCGGTCAGTCATCCGAGCGGATCGGCGAGCCCGGCTACCGGCGCCGGTCACCGGTGGAGCTCGCCGCCGCGGCGGTCCGCGAGGCCATCGCCGACACCTGCGCGGAGGCCGCAGCGGTCGCCGCCGCCGTCGACACCGTGGCGGGAGTGCGCCAGTTCGAGATCTCCGGGCCCGGCGCCCCCGTCTTGCTGGGCAGGTCCACCAACTACCCCCGTTCCGTCGCCGCCCGGGTGGGGGCCGGCCCCGGCCGGGCGATCCTCGAAGTGGTCGGCGGGCAGGGGCCCCAGCACCTGGTCAACGAACTCGCCGCGACGATCGCGGCGGGGTCCTCGCAGACGGCTCTCGTCTTCGGGTCCGAGGCGATCTCGACGGTGCGGCACCTGGCCGGGGCCGAGGACAGACCGGACTTCGGCGAGACCGTGGAGGGCGACCTGGAGGACCGCGGCTACGGCCTTGAGGGCCTGTTCTCCCCGTTCCAGGCCGCTCACGGGCTGAGGGGCGCGCCGAGCCAGTACGCGCTGTTCGACAACGCGCGCCGGGCCCGCCTCAGGCAGACGAGGGAGGAGTACGCCGCCGGGATGGGGGCGCTGTTCGCCCCGTTCACCAAGGTCGCCGCCGCCAACCCGCACGCCGCCGCCCCCATCGAGCGCAGTGCCGAGGAGCTGGTCACCCCGACCGCGAAGAACCGGCTCGTCGCCGAGCCGTACACCCGCTACGTCGTCGCCAGGGAGAAGGTCAACCAGGGAGCGGCAGTCCTGCTGATGTCCGTGGCCGCCGCCAGGCGCCTGGGCGTCCCCGAGGAGAAGTGGGTCTTCCTGCACGGCCACGCCGACCTGCGCGAACGCGACCTGCTGGACCGGGGCGACCTCGGCACCAGCCCGGCCGCCGTGATGGCCGCCCGGCACGCCCTGGACCTGGCCGGCATCGGCGCGGAGGATCTGGCCGCCATCGACCTGTACAGCTGCTTCCCGATCGCCGTCTCCAACGTCTGCGACGGCCTCGGCCTGGCCGCCGACGATCCGCGTGGGCTGACGGTCACCGGTGGCCTGCCCTTCTTCGGTGGCGCGGGCAACAACTACTCGACACACGCCATCGCCGAGATCGTCCAGCGGCTGCGCGCGCGGCCCGGCTCGTACGGGATGGTGGGGGCCAACGGCGGATCGCTGAGCAAGTACTCGGTCGGCGTCTACTCGACCACCCCCGCCGAATGGCGCCCGGACGGCAGCGCGGCGCTGCAGGCCGAGATCGATGCCTGGCCCGCTGTCGAGCAGGCCGTCCGGGCCGATGGATGGGGCACGATCGAGACCTACACCGTCAAGCACGGACGCGGCGGCGACCGCACCGGCATCGTGATCGGCCGGCTGGAGGCCGACGGCCGCCGCTTCCTGGCGATGACCGCCGAAGGTGACGAGGAGACGCTCGGCCTGCTCGGCGTCGGCGAGCCTGTCGGCCACCGCGTCTACGTCCGGTCCTTCGGCGCCGGTAACCGGGTGACCACCGACGACACCAGGATGGACGAGCTATTCCCGCTCTGA
- a CDS encoding ABC transporter ATP-binding protein, giving the protein MEEGEPVSSETGLAAQGVTISYDGTPVVHDVSVDIPHGEFTMIIGPNGCGKSTLVKAFARVLQPAQGTILLHGRDLWSYRGREAARQVALLPQNPIAPDGITVGGLVRRGRYPHHTLLRQWSPDDEAAIGFALDRTGMRDLTAAQAGRLSGGQRQRAWIAMVLAQQTDLLLLDEPTTFLDISHQYDLLELCRELHEDGKTIVAVLHDLNQAARFASHLIVMNEGRVIAQGPPPEVLTSQLVEDVFGLACDIVPDPQTLTPMVVPHARRKGTTSGVSVTTSERE; this is encoded by the coding sequence ATGGAAGAAGGGGAGCCTGTGAGCAGCGAGACCGGACTGGCCGCACAGGGCGTGACGATCTCCTACGACGGCACCCCCGTGGTCCACGACGTCAGCGTCGACATCCCGCACGGCGAATTCACCATGATCATCGGGCCGAACGGGTGCGGCAAGTCGACCCTGGTCAAGGCGTTCGCCCGGGTGCTGCAGCCCGCTCAGGGCACCATCCTGCTGCACGGGCGCGACCTCTGGTCCTACCGGGGCCGGGAGGCCGCCCGCCAGGTGGCCCTGCTGCCGCAGAACCCGATCGCACCCGACGGCATCACCGTGGGCGGCCTGGTACGGCGCGGCCGCTACCCCCACCACACGCTGCTGCGCCAGTGGTCGCCCGACGACGAGGCCGCCATCGGCTTCGCCCTCGATCGGACGGGCATGCGGGACCTCACCGCGGCGCAGGCGGGCCGGTTGTCCGGCGGTCAGCGCCAACGCGCCTGGATCGCCATGGTGCTGGCGCAGCAGACGGACCTTCTGCTGCTCGACGAGCCGACCACCTTCCTCGACATCTCCCATCAGTACGACCTGCTGGAGCTCTGCCGTGAACTGCACGAGGACGGCAAGACCATCGTCGCCGTCCTGCACGATCTCAATCAGGCCGCACGCTTCGCCTCCCACCTGATCGTGATGAACGAAGGCCGGGTGATCGCACAGGGCCCTCCGCCGGAGGTGCTGACGTCGCAACTGGTCGAAGACGTCTTCGGGCTGGCGTGCGACATCGTGCCCGATCCTCAGACGCTCACCCCCATGGTGGTCCCGCACGCCCGCCGGAAGGGGACGACGTCCGGGGTCTCCGTCACGACGTCAGAGCGGGAATAG
- a CDS encoding FecCD family ABC transporter permease, with amino-acid sequence MTPAPRGHLTIGRSVALPVARVSVVAAIVVAALTVAAAVATLSLGRLGIAPSDLVSALTQGATGKQAFVLERLRGPRLVVAVGTGAALGLSGALFQTVTRNPLGSPDVIGLSAGAGAGAAVVVLLLPDVLPAPAGALAGAVIAMALVYVSTGTGFRNPGRLIVAGIGVHAIATAFTQYVVYAVERDKATVLTAYVNGSLATRSWEHAATIWAVLLVVVPLITLFTRRLTVSEMGDELAGSLGAEPRQARAVAVTLSIVLSAGAVAVAGPIAFIALTAPQIARRLTRLPGPHLTLAALVGALLLVLADLAAQQLPIPGNLPVGIYTLAVGGLYLGYLLTREWKKGSL; translated from the coding sequence ATGACCCCGGCACCGCGCGGCCACCTCACGATCGGGCGCTCGGTGGCGCTTCCGGTCGCCCGTGTCTCCGTCGTCGCCGCGATCGTCGTGGCCGCGCTCACGGTCGCCGCCGCCGTCGCCACGCTCTCGCTCGGCCGGCTCGGCATCGCCCCGTCCGACCTGGTGAGCGCGCTCACGCAGGGCGCCACCGGCAAGCAGGCGTTCGTGCTGGAACGGCTCCGCGGCCCGCGTCTGGTCGTGGCCGTCGGCACCGGCGCCGCACTCGGCCTGTCCGGCGCACTGTTCCAGACGGTGACCCGCAACCCGCTGGGCAGCCCGGACGTGATCGGGCTGAGCGCCGGCGCCGGAGCGGGCGCCGCGGTCGTCGTGCTGCTCCTGCCCGACGTGCTCCCGGCCCCGGCCGGCGCCCTGGCCGGTGCGGTGATCGCCATGGCGCTGGTGTACGTGTCGACCGGCACCGGATTCCGCAACCCCGGGCGGCTCATCGTCGCGGGCATCGGCGTCCACGCGATCGCCACGGCGTTCACGCAGTATGTCGTCTACGCCGTGGAGCGGGACAAGGCCACCGTCCTCACCGCGTACGTCAACGGCAGCCTGGCCACCCGCTCCTGGGAACACGCCGCCACGATCTGGGCGGTCCTGCTGGTCGTGGTGCCGCTGATCACACTTTTCACCCGGCGTCTGACCGTCTCCGAGATGGGCGACGAACTCGCCGGCTCGCTCGGCGCCGAACCCAGGCAGGCCAGAGCCGTCGCCGTCACGCTGTCGATCGTCCTGTCGGCGGGCGCCGTCGCCGTCGCCGGACCCATCGCGTTCATCGCCCTGACGGCCCCCCAGATCGCCAGACGCCTCACCCGCCTGCCCGGCCCGCACCTGACCCTGGCCGCCCTGGTCGGCGCGCTGCTGCTGGTGCTCGCGGACCTCGCCGCACAGCAGCTGCCCATCCCGGGCAACCTGCCCGTCGGCATCTACACGCTGGCCGTCGGCGGCCTCTACCTCGGATACCTACTGACCCGCGAATGGAAGAAGGGGAGCCTGTGA